One Limibacter armeniacum DNA window includes the following coding sequences:
- a CDS encoding IS110 family transposase, with protein sequence MAYQYFIGLDIGKSTMAVLVKGLQSTLVEYGIENTPKALHKLIVLLSKQGVTAKHSLVCMEHSGVYTSHSLEQFYAKGDPIWVENPINIKRSIGMVRGKNDKVDAYRIADFAFRNQDKT encoded by the coding sequence ATGGCGTACCAGTATTTCATCGGTCTAGATATCGGAAAAAGCACAATGGCTGTCTTGGTCAAAGGCCTGCAATCAACATTGGTCGAGTATGGGATTGAGAACACTCCCAAAGCACTCCATAAGCTGATTGTGCTTCTCAGCAAACAAGGCGTCACAGCAAAACATAGCTTAGTGTGCATGGAGCATTCAGGTGTCTATACTAGCCATAGCCTAGAACAGTTCTATGCAAAGGGCGATCCCATTTGGGTGGAAAACCCCATTAATATCAAGCGGTCCATCGGGATGGTACGGGGTAAAAATGACAAGGTGGATGCCTATCGCATCGCCGATTTTGCCTTCAGGAACCAGGATAAGACTTAG